One genomic region from Chloroflexota bacterium encodes:
- a CDS encoding thiamine diphosphokinase — MKALLLVNGELYKPDVLRSRICSEAFDLVLAADGGARYARILNVTPDAVIGDLDSLSDLERQGIGNAEFVSYPAEKDETDLELALLHAKKQGVNHIVMVGAMGGRMEATMANILLTTHPSLGSCRIEVWHGEQTGWVIRPPGEDISGNPGDTVSLIPVGGYASGITTKGLKYPLKDEELFSGSSRGLSNLLVESSARVGLSEGLLLAVHSPRAGLRKERRAVSEKRVINVSVQVLPLVEDVYGVVDKAIEAIQASGVKYEVGPMETTLEGDSLDKLLEVAKAAHRACFAAGASRVVTIIKIADAVEGMTMCGKVSKYRRTDS; from the coding sequence ATGAAAGCCCTATTGCTGGTCAATGGCGAACTATACAAGCCCGACGTCCTGCGAAGCAGAATTTGCAGTGAGGCTTTTGACCTCGTCCTCGCAGCTGACGGGGGCGCACGCTATGCCAGAATCCTCAATGTGACACCTGATGCGGTCATCGGAGACCTGGATTCGCTCTCAGACCTGGAAAGACAGGGCATCGGTAACGCCGAGTTTGTCTCCTATCCGGCAGAAAAGGATGAGACCGACCTTGAATTGGCGCTTCTTCACGCTAAGAAACAGGGAGTCAATCATATCGTAATGGTTGGCGCAATGGGCGGGCGTATGGAGGCGACCATGGCCAACATCCTGCTGACAACTCATCCAAGCCTCGGTTCCTGCAGAATCGAAGTGTGGCATGGGGAACAAACGGGATGGGTCATCAGGCCGCCGGGTGAAGATATTTCGGGGAATCCCGGAGATACGGTGTCGCTGATTCCAGTGGGGGGCTATGCTTCAGGCATCACGACGAAGGGATTGAAGTATCCTCTGAAAGATGAAGAGCTCTTCTCTGGCTCATCACGGGGGCTCAGCAACCTACTGGTAGAATCATCTGCACGTGTCGGATTATCAGAGGGTCTTCTGCTGGCGGTCCATAGCCCCCGGGCGGGCTTAAGGAAGGAAAGGAGAGCCGTGAGCGAAAAGCGGGTTATCAACGTCAGCGTGCAGGTGTTACCCCTGGTCGAGGATGTCTACGGCGTGGTCGATAAGGCGATAGAGGCAATTCAGGCCAGCGGCGTAAAGTACGAGGTCGGGCCCATGGAAACGACCTTAGAGGGCGATAGTCTGGACAAACTGCTTGAGGTGGCGAAGGCCGCGCACCGCGCTTGCTTTGCAGCAGGTGCCAGCAGAGTAGTGACCATCATCAAGATCGCCGACGCGGTGGAAGGCATGACAATGTGTGGGAAAGTGAGTAAGTACCGAAGGACCGATTCTTGA
- a CDS encoding CoA-binding protein → MASVKEDFLAERSIAVVGVSRTKGFGNMAFRELKKKGYHVYPVNQYATGLEGEKCYRSLDELPGPVGGVLTVVPPAQTEKVVADCVRLGIRRMWMQQGSESQEAIRLCEENGISAVHNACILMYASPTSFHRFHRWVWKILGKL, encoded by the coding sequence ATGGCCAGCGTCAAAGAGGATTTTCTCGCGGAGAGAAGCATCGCGGTGGTGGGTGTCTCACGAACCAAAGGGTTCGGAAACATGGCTTTCCGCGAACTCAAGAAGAAGGGATACCATGTGTACCCGGTGAACCAGTACGCCACGGGGCTGGAAGGCGAGAAGTGCTACCGTAGCCTAGATGAATTGCCCGGACCGGTCGGCGGAGTGCTTACCGTAGTGCCGCCAGCACAGACAGAGAAGGTAGTGGCTGATTGCGTCAGGTTGGGCATCAGGCGTATGTGGATGCAGCAGGGCTCAGAGTCCCAGGAGGCCATCCGTCTATGTGAAGAAAACGGCATATCCGCAGTGCACAATGCCTGTATCCTGATGTACGCCTCCCCAACCTCTTTTCACAGGTTTCACCGATGGGTCTGGAAGATACTGGGCAAGCTATAG
- the ftsZ gene encoding cell division protein FtsZ has translation MAKQILAASAARIKVIGVGGGGCNAVTRMVRDEIQGVEFYALNTDAQALMLVDCPHKIQIGEKLTRGLGVGGDDSLGQRAAEESRDDIRDMVGGADMVFVTAGMGGGTGTGAAPVVAEAARETGALVIGIVTRPFSFEGAHRCLVAAEGANRLMEHCDTLIIVPNDRLLALCDTRTCVDNAFKMADDVLRQAVAAIAEVITVPGMINLDFADIKAIAKDAGPAWLSIGTGTGANRATDAAKAALASPLLDISIEGARGVLYTVTGGTSLTIHEVNEAAEIIKRAVDAEANIIFGVTYDPKMESEVRITLVATGFRTKAGVTPLKPDELKRLLKETKEESELDVPSFLRRPLSLRRQQMLSTATTISSRSLPGTISGR, from the coding sequence GTGGCAAAACAGATACTGGCTGCCAGCGCCGCCCGCATCAAGGTCATCGGTGTGGGTGGCGGGGGGTGCAATGCCGTCACCCGCATGGTGCGGGATGAAATCCAGGGCGTAGAGTTCTACGCCCTCAATACCGATGCCCAGGCCCTGATGCTGGTAGACTGCCCCCACAAGATCCAGATCGGTGAGAAGCTCACCAGGGGCCTGGGGGTGGGGGGAGACGATAGCCTGGGCCAGAGGGCCGCCGAGGAAAGCCGGGATGACATCCGGGACATGGTGGGAGGGGCCGACATGGTCTTCGTCACCGCCGGCATGGGCGGCGGCACCGGCACCGGCGCTGCCCCTGTAGTGGCCGAGGCCGCCAGGGAAACCGGGGCCCTGGTCATCGGCATCGTCACGCGGCCTTTCAGCTTTGAAGGCGCCCACCGCTGCCTGGTAGCCGCGGAGGGGGCAAACAGGCTTATGGAGCATTGTGATACTCTTATTATTGTTCCTAATGACCGCCTGCTCGCCCTCTGCGACACCAGAACCTGCGTGGACAATGCCTTCAAGATGGCCGACGACGTATTGCGCCAGGCAGTGGCCGCCATCGCCGAGGTCATCACCGTCCCCGGGATGATCAACCTGGACTTCGCCGATATCAAGGCCATAGCCAAGGATGCCGGGCCCGCCTGGCTCTCCATCGGCACGGGGACAGGGGCGAACCGCGCTACCGATGCCGCCAAGGCGGCCCTGGCCAGCCCCCTGCTGGACATCTCCATTGAGGGGGCCAGGGGCGTCCTTTATACAGTCACCGGCGGCACCAGTCTCACCATCCACGAGGTAAATGAGGCCGCTGAGATTATCAAGCGAGCGGTGGACGCCGAAGCCAACATCATCTTCGGCGTTACCTACGACCCCAAGATGGAGAGCGAGGTGCGCATCACCCTGGTAGCCACCGGCTTCCGCACCAAGGCTGGGGTCACCCCTCTCAAGCCGGACGAGCTAAAACGGCTTCTCAAGGAGACGAAAGAGGAAAGCGAGCTGGACGTTCCCTCATTCTTGCGCCGACCCTTAAGCCTGCGCCGCCAGCAGATGCTCTCCACCGCCACCACAATCTCCAGCCGAAGCCTCCCCGGTACCATCTCCGGCCGCTGA